From Amycolatopsis sp. cg9, one genomic window encodes:
- a CDS encoding ATP-binding cassette domain-containing protein, with translation MRLAEHPLARQALPLLVAAAAIGVGYALSVGLAGYFVYLGVSAVVAAIALLGLGVVTGTAGMISLCQLTFAAVGAFVVSACNVAGVPGGFVTWLLLGGLAAAVAGVLVGLPALRLRGITLAVVTLGLAAAADLTLVQIQFPGATEGLAVERPEAFSDDRSYFLFAVLVLVACGLLVHFLRRGRWGSSWHLVAFSERGTAAVGAGVRTSKLTAFAVSAALGGVSGGLLTGQVGLAFPASFTAIQSLALYVLAIMSGAHLIDMAVFGALLWVAVPELLKRWGVPQDWGFVVFGVLGVQALTGRGNLGTAVRNLWYRRRTRGTAGVGLTTEVADVDPLPPGGPVLAVRGLSVSFGHVTALSDVDITVPEHGILGVIGPNGAGKSTLVDAISGFLPRATGTVALDGRPLSGSPTRRARAGLRRTFQQDRVPPGLTVGAYVRFVARRRLTAREAADALEFFGCPPPRTPLSRVDAGARRLVEVVGHLLAKPRVLLLDEPAAGLPHEEHVAFGRRLRQVPARFGVTVLLIEHDLDLVRSVCDTLTVLDFGQVLASGPQADVLADPAVLKAYMGETELL, from the coding sequence GTGCGGCTCGCTGAACACCCGCTCGCCCGGCAAGCACTCCCCCTCCTGGTCGCCGCCGCGGCGATCGGCGTCGGCTACGCGCTCAGCGTCGGGCTCGCCGGGTACTTCGTCTACCTCGGCGTCAGCGCCGTCGTCGCGGCGATCGCTCTCCTCGGGCTCGGCGTCGTCACCGGGACCGCCGGGATGATTTCCCTGTGCCAGCTGACCTTCGCGGCGGTCGGCGCGTTCGTCGTCTCCGCGTGCAACGTCGCCGGCGTGCCCGGCGGGTTCGTCACCTGGCTGCTCCTCGGTGGCCTGGCCGCCGCGGTGGCCGGGGTGCTCGTCGGGCTGCCCGCGCTGCGGCTGCGCGGCATCACCCTCGCCGTCGTCACCCTCGGGCTGGCCGCGGCCGCCGACCTGACGCTGGTGCAGATCCAGTTCCCCGGCGCCACCGAAGGGCTGGCGGTCGAGCGCCCGGAGGCGTTCTCCGACGACCGGTCCTACTTCCTGTTCGCGGTGCTGGTGCTCGTCGCCTGCGGGCTCCTGGTGCACTTCCTGCGCCGCGGCCGCTGGGGCAGCAGCTGGCACCTGGTCGCCTTCTCCGAACGAGGGACGGCCGCCGTCGGTGCGGGCGTGCGCACCTCCAAGCTCACGGCGTTCGCGGTCAGCGCCGCCCTCGGCGGTGTCAGCGGCGGCCTGCTCACCGGCCAGGTCGGGCTCGCCTTCCCGGCGAGCTTCACCGCCATCCAGTCCCTCGCGCTGTACGTGCTGGCGATCATGTCCGGCGCGCACCTGATCGACATGGCCGTGTTCGGCGCACTGCTCTGGGTCGCCGTTCCCGAACTGCTCAAGCGCTGGGGCGTGCCGCAGGACTGGGGTTTCGTGGTGTTCGGCGTGCTCGGCGTCCAGGCCCTGACCGGCCGCGGCAACCTCGGCACCGCCGTGCGGAACCTGTGGTACCGCCGCCGCACCCGCGGGACCGCGGGCGTCGGGCTCACGACCGAAGTCGCCGACGTCGATCCGCTGCCGCCCGGCGGGCCCGTCCTGGCCGTGCGGGGGCTGAGCGTCTCCTTCGGACACGTGACCGCGCTGTCCGATGTGGACATCACGGTGCCCGAGCACGGGATCCTCGGCGTGATCGGGCCGAACGGCGCCGGGAAGTCCACTCTGGTCGACGCGATCAGCGGCTTCCTGCCCCGGGCGACCGGCACGGTCGCCCTCGACGGCCGGCCGCTCAGCGGCTCGCCCACCCGCCGGGCCCGCGCCGGGCTGCGGCGGACGTTCCAGCAGGACCGCGTCCCGCCCGGCCTCACCGTCGGCGCGTACGTGCGGTTCGTCGCCCGGCGCCGGCTCACCGCCCGGGAAGCCGCCGACGCGCTGGAGTTCTTCGGCTGCCCGCCCCCGCGCACGCCGCTGTCCCGGGTGGACGCGGGCGCGCGGCGGCTCGTCGAGGTCGTCGGCCACCTCCTCGCGAAGCCCCGGGTCCTGCTGCTCGACGAGCCGGCGGCGGGGCTGCCGCACGAGGAGCACGTCGCCTTCGGGCGGCGGCTGCGCCAGGTCCCGGCCCGGTTCGGCGTGACGGTGCTGCTCATCGAGCACGACCTCGACCTGGTCCGGTCGGTCTGCGACACGCTCACCGTCCTCGACTTCGGGCAGGTCCTGGCGAGCGGGCCGCAGGCGGACGTGCTGGCCGACCCGGCCGTCCTCAAGGCCTACATGGGTGAAACGGAGCTGCTGTGA
- a CDS encoding branched-chain amino acid ABC transporter permease has product MLQGALAGLAAGGLYAVLAVCLTLMSRLVRVVNFAQSATGMFGCYVAVFLAVHLGFPEWLATLAGIVLGGALSAVLGWIVSTWLAEADTGTRSAVTVAVLLLLISLAFILFGNKPQPFHPLLAGPAFTVGGVVVSQVTVVTVALAVLVALGCRAVLARTSLGVRLRALSERPTTAELLGIPARPLSVGVWTATGVIATLAVSIVAPSQSNDPTSLAMLVVPAAAAALLGGFRRLDLAVAGGLVLGMAQGAVAQADKLSVLRYFLPFLVIVALLLWTQRKEVWDAAR; this is encoded by the coding sequence ATGCTGCAGGGCGCACTGGCCGGCCTCGCCGCCGGCGGCCTCTACGCGGTGCTCGCGGTCTGCCTGACCCTGATGTCGCGGCTGGTGCGGGTGGTCAACTTCGCCCAGTCCGCGACCGGGATGTTCGGCTGCTACGTCGCCGTCTTCCTCGCCGTCCACCTGGGCTTCCCGGAGTGGCTGGCGACGCTGGCCGGCATCGTGCTCGGCGGCGCGCTGAGCGCGGTGCTCGGCTGGATCGTGTCCACGTGGCTCGCCGAGGCCGACACCGGGACGCGCTCGGCGGTGACCGTCGCCGTGCTCCTGCTGCTGATCTCGCTGGCGTTCATCCTGTTCGGCAACAAGCCCCAGCCGTTCCACCCGCTGCTGGCCGGGCCGGCGTTCACCGTGGGTGGTGTGGTGGTCAGCCAGGTCACCGTCGTGACGGTGGCGCTGGCGGTGCTGGTGGCGCTGGGCTGCCGCGCGGTGCTGGCCCGCACGTCGCTGGGCGTCCGGCTGCGCGCGCTGTCGGAGCGCCCGACGACGGCGGAACTGCTGGGCATCCCGGCCCGGCCGCTGTCGGTCGGCGTCTGGACGGCGACCGGGGTGATCGCCACGCTCGCGGTGTCGATCGTGGCGCCGTCGCAGTCCAACGACCCGACGTCGCTGGCGATGCTGGTGGTCCCGGCCGCCGCGGCGGCCCTGCTCGGCGGCTTCCGCCGGCTGGACCTCGCCGTGGCGGGCGGCCTGGTTCTTGGGATGGCGCAGGGTGCGGTCGCCCAGGCGGACAAGCTGTCGGTGCTGCGGTACTTCCTCCCGTTCCTGGTCATCGTGGCGCTGCTGCTGTGGACGCAGCGCAAGGAGGTGTGGGATGCGGCCCGCTGA
- a CDS encoding ABC transporter substrate-binding protein, which yields MRKVLPTLAAAVLLATAGCAGSDAGSSGPIVVGSVNALSGAATFPESSQAAKAVFDAANAAGGVNGRKIEYKAIDDKGDPAAAAAAAREVVGGDSAVALVGSSSLIECEINEKYYEQQKILSMPGIGVDPACFSSPNIAPVNVGPFHDMTLTLLYGTEVLKLDDVCALLEIAGNTLPAYQAAIGEWTKITGKKLKYVDSTVPYGGSDYTPYIVKARAAGCKAITVNPVEPDSIGQLKAAQAQGWTDVTWLLLTSVYSENYAKAISNAGAGVYVPAEFYPFTDATAAANQEWRDLMAKNKIPLTSFSQGGYLAAKYFLAVLRGMKGDITRETVTKALREMKPISDPMVGTPYVFGPAQAHHDNTAGWPIKLATGTNKWELSARDWLRIPKP from the coding sequence ATGAGAAAAGTCCTTCCCACCCTCGCGGCCGCCGTGCTCTTGGCCACCGCGGGCTGCGCCGGTTCCGACGCCGGGTCGAGCGGCCCGATCGTCGTCGGCTCGGTGAACGCGCTCAGCGGCGCGGCCACCTTCCCGGAGTCCTCGCAGGCGGCGAAGGCCGTGTTCGACGCGGCCAACGCCGCCGGCGGCGTCAACGGCCGCAAGATCGAGTACAAGGCGATCGACGACAAGGGCGACCCGGCGGCGGCCGCGGCGGCCGCCCGCGAGGTGGTCGGCGGCGACTCGGCCGTCGCGCTGGTCGGCTCGTCGAGCCTGATCGAGTGCGAGATCAACGAAAAGTACTACGAGCAGCAGAAGATCCTGTCGATGCCGGGCATCGGCGTCGACCCGGCGTGCTTCTCCAGCCCCAACATCGCCCCGGTCAACGTCGGGCCCTTCCACGACATGACGCTGACCCTGCTCTACGGCACCGAAGTGCTGAAGCTCGACGACGTCTGCGCGCTGCTGGAGATCGCCGGAAACACGCTCCCGGCGTACCAGGCGGCGATCGGCGAGTGGACGAAGATCACCGGCAAGAAGCTGAAGTACGTCGACTCGACCGTCCCTTATGGCGGGTCGGACTACACGCCGTACATCGTCAAGGCGCGTGCGGCGGGCTGCAAGGCGATCACCGTGAACCCGGTGGAGCCGGACTCGATCGGCCAGCTCAAGGCCGCGCAGGCGCAGGGCTGGACCGACGTCACCTGGCTGCTGCTGACCAGTGTCTACAGCGAGAACTACGCCAAGGCGATCTCGAACGCCGGCGCCGGGGTGTACGTGCCCGCGGAGTTCTACCCGTTCACCGACGCGACCGCCGCCGCGAACCAGGAGTGGCGGGACCTGATGGCGAAGAACAAGATCCCGCTCACGTCGTTCAGCCAGGGCGGCTACCTGGCGGCGAAGTACTTCCTCGCGGTCCTGCGCGGGATGAAGGGCGACATCACGCGCGAGACGGTGACCAAGGCGCTGCGCGAGATGAAGCCGATCAGCGACCCGATGGTCGGCACGCCGTACGTGTTCGGGCCCGCGCAGGCGCACCACGACAACACCGCGGGCTGGCCGATCAAGCTGGCCACCGGGACGAACAAGTGGGAGCTGTCGGCGCGGGACTGGCTCCGGATCCCGAAGCCGTAG
- a CDS encoding nuclear transport factor 2 family protein has translation MSNVDVIRAHYAASDRGDLPGMLAPLGAKTTWTEAAGFPYAGTYTGPDEVAEHVFAAIGRDWDGYRFTLEDLLDAGDTVIGVGTYTGTHRRTGRSFTARVAHLWRFDGGEVAAFEQIVDSAPVVAATREQQ, from the coding sequence ATGTCCAATGTGGACGTCATCCGCGCGCACTACGCCGCCAGCGACCGGGGTGACCTGCCCGGCATGCTCGCCCCGCTCGGGGCGAAGACGACGTGGACCGAAGCCGCCGGCTTCCCCTACGCCGGCACCTACACCGGCCCGGACGAGGTGGCCGAGCACGTCTTCGCCGCCATCGGGCGGGACTGGGACGGCTACCGCTTCACCCTCGAAGACCTGCTGGACGCCGGGGACACGGTGATCGGCGTCGGCACCTACACCGGCACGCACCGCCGGACCGGCCGGTCCTTCACCGCCCGCGTCGCGCACCTGTGGCGCTTCGACGGCGGCGAGGTCGCCGCCTTCGAGCAGATCGTCGACTCCGCGCCCGTCGTGGCCGCAACCCGGGAGCAGCAATGA
- a CDS encoding MoaF C-terminal domain-containing protein — MPEAPTDGWRTYDEFAAGIATYRLPDADLTGRDVTITLDDGEVLSLSFKDAGHVVCNGVEDPYDAVAVRDDVFFVNLPLTSVDGEALTVVYSTASHRALAVRSVIGAEDIEDVPRVSQRFWAGVTDGGPPSGAVPGPSRDLIGKRNLYRYSPDHLYEHVYVSSERYAWQCLEGVQRGHGDMDLSTVWKFADGLYLFCFREFRIAVASVWLHDLGYALRTTGVFLGLTGDGRSEHSRAGGHVYPLGSVSYPDAQPV; from the coding sequence ATGCCCGAAGCCCCCACCGACGGCTGGCGCACCTACGACGAGTTCGCCGCCGGGATCGCCACCTACCGCCTGCCGGACGCCGACCTCACCGGCCGGGACGTCACGATCACCCTCGACGACGGCGAAGTCCTTTCGCTGAGTTTCAAGGACGCCGGGCACGTCGTGTGCAACGGCGTCGAGGACCCGTACGACGCCGTCGCCGTGCGGGACGACGTCTTCTTCGTGAACCTGCCGCTCACCAGCGTCGACGGCGAAGCGCTGACCGTCGTGTACTCCACGGCGTCGCACCGCGCGCTCGCCGTCCGCTCGGTGATCGGCGCCGAAGACATCGAGGACGTTCCCCGCGTCTCGCAGCGCTTCTGGGCCGGTGTGACCGACGGCGGCCCGCCGTCCGGGGCCGTGCCCGGGCCGTCGCGCGACCTGATCGGCAAGCGGAACCTCTACCGCTACAGCCCCGACCACCTCTACGAGCACGTCTACGTCTCCTCGGAGCGCTACGCCTGGCAGTGCCTGGAAGGCGTCCAGCGCGGCCACGGCGACATGGACCTGTCGACGGTGTGGAAGTTCGCCGACGGGCTGTACCTGTTCTGCTTCCGCGAGTTCCGGATCGCCGTGGCCAGCGTGTGGCTGCACGACCTCGGCTACGCGCTGCGCACCACCGGCGTGTTCCTCGGGCTGACCGGCGACGGCCGCTCCGAGCACTCCCGCGCCGGCGGCCACGTCTACCCGCTCGGCTCGGTCAGCTACCCCGACGCCCAGCCCGTCTGA
- a CDS encoding helix-turn-helix domain-containing protein gives MPAPTTLIARDFTEFRTAVSQSFVPLHVTAGGDGFRGRIRSSAADEVQVSEVTASPHVVERTPELIARAERRYYKLSLILAGTGLLVQDDRQAVLRPGDVALYDTHRPYSLVFEEDFRTLVVMFPQRLIDLPAELVGRLTAVRMSGKEGVGNVVVPFLAQLGGNLEQLAGPAGARLAHSAVDLLSTLVATELDLAHAGTDPHHELMRRIRAHIDANLHSADLTPARIAAEHFISTRHLHGLFQEQGTTVSGWIRARRLEHCRRDLLDPVYAGRPVAAIAARWGFVDAAHFSRVFKTAFGRAPSELRRELTVSVR, from the coding sequence GTGCCCGCCCCCACGACCCTCATCGCCCGCGACTTCACCGAGTTCCGCACCGCCGTCTCGCAGTCGTTCGTCCCGCTGCACGTCACGGCGGGCGGCGACGGCTTCCGCGGCCGGATCCGCTCGTCGGCCGCCGACGAGGTGCAGGTCTCCGAGGTGACCGCGTCGCCGCACGTCGTCGAGCGCACGCCGGAGCTGATCGCCAGGGCCGAGCGGCGCTACTACAAGCTGAGCCTGATCCTGGCCGGCACCGGGCTGCTCGTGCAGGACGACCGCCAGGCCGTGCTGCGCCCCGGCGACGTCGCCCTCTACGACACGCACCGGCCGTACTCGCTGGTGTTCGAGGAGGACTTCCGGACGCTGGTCGTGATGTTCCCGCAGCGGCTGATCGACCTGCCCGCCGAGCTCGTCGGGCGGCTGACCGCGGTGCGGATGTCGGGCAAGGAAGGCGTCGGCAACGTCGTCGTGCCGTTCCTCGCCCAGCTCGGCGGCAACCTCGAACAGCTGGCCGGCCCGGCGGGCGCGCGGCTCGCGCACAGCGCGGTCGACCTGCTCTCGACGCTCGTCGCCACCGAGCTCGACCTCGCGCACGCCGGCACCGACCCGCACCACGAGCTGATGCGCCGGATCCGCGCGCACATCGACGCGAACCTGCACTCCGCGGACCTGACCCCGGCGCGGATCGCCGCCGAGCACTTCATCTCGACGCGGCACCTGCACGGGCTGTTCCAGGAGCAGGGCACCACGGTCTCCGGCTGGATCCGCGCGCGGCGGCTCGAGCACTGCCGCCGGGACCTGCTCGACCCGGTGTACGCCGGGCGCCCGGTCGCGGCCATCGCCGCGCGCTGGGGGTTCGTGGACGCCGCCCACTTCAGCCGCGTCTTCAAGACCGCGTTCGGCCGCGCGCCGAGCGAGCTGCGCCGGGAGTTGACCGTCAGCGTCCGGTAG
- a CDS encoding helix-turn-helix domain-containing protein codes for MESFGVRLRRLRRAAGMTQELLAEAAGLSAQAVGALERGERRFPHRETLDRLAGALGLAGDARAEFAAAAARPKIPAGSAAVPRELPSGVAAFTGREAELDRVLGLFADARQGVVVAIAGMAGVGKTALALQAGHRLARRFPDGSLHLDLRGHAADPPAPLDLLDRLIRELGGDPPTPLTLDSASARFRTALAGKRVLLLLDNARDAAHVAPLLPGAGGSAAIVTSRAALPDLPQAHQVLLDVLPEPDALRLLAAEIGADRVAAEPAAARAVVRLCGYLPLALHLAGARLATRPSWPVAHLAHRLGDESRRLDETGVRTSFTLAFGALDEVAAHAYPLLSLLDVPELSVPVAGRLLDVPDREAEGLLERLTDEHLLTTPAPGWYRLHDLLRLYAREHAARLTAAERAAAITRVVELCAAVAWQSMAVVAAASHRHDWAAGRWAASGPATTEEVFGWLDRHQEHLVTVVRQAAATPGVPAEAIAAVGLGLFEYHRARARWRDAIQVDEVALALVDGVDPVASATLRNDLGIAEAELARGGEAADYRRSHAHLRRSLADWEQIGDPRQLAGILNNLCYVLGLGDDVDAAIEFGERSLALNRSLGLRHVETLNLVNLAVLYGRRGDRARELAYATEAVTVGEGADDLRGMAYGWMRIGVVHRDEGRYAEAVGELRRSADLWRAAGVRLYEAMTLAELGRAHAGLDEPARAREVLTEALAMLREYGGAEHVAAVRAELEAL; via the coding sequence ATGGAGTCGTTCGGGGTGCGGCTGCGCCGGCTGCGGCGCGCGGCCGGGATGACCCAGGAGCTGCTGGCCGAGGCGGCCGGGCTGAGCGCACAGGCCGTCGGCGCGCTCGAACGCGGGGAGCGCCGGTTCCCGCACCGCGAAACCCTCGACCGGCTCGCCGGCGCCCTCGGCCTGGCCGGGGACGCCCGGGCGGAGTTCGCCGCGGCGGCCGCGCGGCCGAAGATCCCGGCGGGGAGCGCCGCCGTGCCGCGGGAGCTGCCGAGCGGGGTCGCCGCGTTCACCGGCCGCGAAGCCGAGCTGGACCGCGTGCTGGGCCTCTTCGCCGACGCTCGCCAGGGAGTCGTGGTCGCCATCGCCGGGATGGCCGGGGTCGGCAAGACCGCGCTGGCGCTGCAGGCCGGGCACCGGCTCGCGCGGCGGTTCCCGGACGGCTCGCTGCACCTCGACCTGCGCGGCCACGCCGCCGACCCGCCGGCCCCCCTGGACCTGCTCGACCGGCTGATCCGGGAGCTCGGCGGCGACCCGCCGACGCCGTTGACGCTCGACTCCGCGTCGGCCCGCTTCCGCACCGCGCTCGCCGGGAAACGCGTCCTCCTCCTGCTGGACAACGCGCGCGACGCCGCGCACGTCGCTCCGCTGCTCCCCGGGGCGGGCGGCTCGGCGGCCATCGTGACGAGCCGGGCCGCGCTGCCGGACCTGCCGCAGGCGCACCAGGTGCTGCTGGACGTGCTGCCCGAGCCGGACGCGCTGCGCCTGCTCGCGGCGGAGATCGGCGCCGATCGGGTGGCCGCCGAGCCCGCCGCGGCCCGGGCCGTCGTGCGCCTGTGCGGGTACCTGCCGCTGGCCCTGCACCTGGCCGGCGCGCGGCTGGCGACGCGGCCGTCGTGGCCGGTCGCCCACCTCGCGCACCGGCTCGGGGATGAGAGCCGCCGCCTCGACGAAACGGGCGTCCGCACCAGTTTCACGCTCGCCTTCGGTGCCCTCGACGAGGTGGCGGCCCACGCGTACCCGCTGCTGTCCCTGCTCGACGTGCCGGAGCTGTCGGTGCCCGTCGCGGGACGGCTGCTCGACGTCCCGGACCGCGAGGCCGAGGGCCTGCTGGAACGGCTGACCGACGAGCACCTGCTGACCACGCCCGCCCCGGGCTGGTACCGGCTGCACGACCTGCTCCGGCTCTACGCCCGCGAGCACGCCGCCCGGCTCACCGCGGCCGAGCGGGCCGCCGCGATCACCCGCGTCGTCGAACTCTGCGCGGCCGTGGCGTGGCAGAGCATGGCGGTCGTCGCGGCGGCTTCACACCGCCACGACTGGGCGGCCGGGCGCTGGGCGGCGAGCGGCCCGGCCACCACGGAGGAGGTGTTCGGCTGGCTCGACCGGCACCAGGAACACCTCGTCACCGTCGTGCGGCAGGCCGCGGCCACGCCCGGCGTGCCCGCGGAGGCGATCGCCGCCGTCGGGCTCGGCCTGTTCGAATACCACCGGGCGCGGGCGCGGTGGCGGGACGCGATCCAGGTCGACGAGGTGGCGCTGGCGCTGGTCGACGGCGTCGACCCGGTGGCGTCGGCGACGCTGCGCAACGACCTCGGCATCGCCGAAGCCGAACTCGCCCGCGGCGGCGAAGCGGCCGACTACCGCCGGTCGCACGCCCACCTGCGGCGGAGCCTCGCGGACTGGGAGCAGATCGGCGATCCCCGGCAGCTCGCCGGCATCCTCAACAACCTCTGCTACGTGCTCGGCCTCGGCGACGACGTCGACGCGGCCATCGAGTTCGGCGAGCGCAGCCTGGCGCTCAACCGCTCGCTCGGGCTGCGCCACGTCGAGACGCTGAACCTGGTGAACCTCGCCGTGCTCTACGGACGCCGGGGCGACCGCGCCCGCGAGCTGGCGTACGCGACCGAAGCGGTCACCGTCGGCGAAGGCGCCGACGACCTGCGCGGGATGGCCTACGGCTGGATGCGGATCGGCGTGGTGCACCGCGACGAGGGCCGGTACGCCGAGGCCGTCGGGGAGCTGCGCCGGAGCGCGGACCTCTGGCGCGCGGCGGGCGTCCGGCTGTACGAAGCCATGACACTGGCCGAGCTGGGCCGGGCCCACGCCGGACTCGACGAGCCCGCCCGGGCGCGCGAGGTGCTCACGGAAGCGCTGGCGATGCTGCGGGAGTACGGGGGAGCCGAGCACGTGGCGGCGGTCCGGGCCGAGCTGGAAGCGTTGTGA
- a CDS encoding glycosyltransferase family 2 protein produces MIEAVGVVIPARDEAELVGACVHALGDALRRLPAGVGYAVCVVADRCRDATAAAARAALGDLPGVVVATGSARTIGEVRDFGITRVRGRLRTPAAGTLLLSTDADTRVTPGWARAHLARARQGYHAIAGTAELSAPFSTSARALRQYEHVLDNARTAAGHGSVYGANLGVRADAFDAVGGFGRRATGEDHDLWHRLGQAGFRRCFEPAAPVVTSARLHGRAPDGLATLLRRLAGERDVCGDRS; encoded by the coding sequence GTGATCGAAGCGGTCGGCGTCGTGATCCCGGCACGGGACGAGGCGGAACTGGTCGGCGCGTGCGTGCACGCGCTCGGCGATGCCCTGCGGCGGCTGCCGGCCGGCGTCGGGTACGCGGTCTGCGTGGTCGCCGACCGCTGCCGGGACGCCACGGCCGCGGCCGCCCGCGCCGCGCTGGGCGACCTGCCCGGCGTGGTGGTGGCGACCGGGTCGGCGCGGACTATCGGCGAGGTCCGCGACTTCGGGATCACGCGGGTCCGCGGGCGGTTGCGCACCCCCGCGGCCGGGACCCTGCTGCTGAGCACGGACGCGGACACGCGCGTGACACCCGGGTGGGCGCGGGCCCACCTGGCCCGCGCGCGGCAGGGCTACCACGCGATCGCCGGGACGGCGGAGCTGTCGGCGCCGTTCAGCACGTCGGCCCGGGCGCTGCGGCAGTACGAGCACGTCCTCGACAACGCGCGCACGGCCGCGGGCCACGGCTCGGTCTACGGCGCGAACCTCGGCGTGCGCGCGGACGCGTTCGACGCCGTCGGCGGTTTCGGCAGGCGAGCCACCGGCGAGGACCACGACCTGTGGCACCGCCTCGGCCAGGCGGGCTTCCGCCGCTGCTTCGAGCCGGCGGCACCGGTGGTGACGAGCGCCCGCCTCCACGGCCGGGCACCGGACGGCCTCGCAACGCTGCTCCGGCGCCTGGCCGGGGAGCGCGACGTCTGCGGAGATCGATCGTGA
- a CDS encoding bifunctional PIG-L family deacetylase/class I SAM-dependent methyltransferase yields the protein MTAVVREAEWADLPAPEPWPAQGFERALVVAAHPDDETLGASGLLQRLHAGGTAVTLVVATDGEAAFPASSLAERRELGRTRRRELRDSLRAQGLSDVEPVWLGLPDSALSAHGDELVTALRERADGHDLCLFPWPDDPHPDHQAAARAAVAAAPLTTQCWSYPIWLWHRLRPDDPGIPWARARSLRLTAAERSAKAAAIAAFPSQLEPGPRGEDPILPDEVLAHFARDREVFFREPPRDSAPVSRFAELYGGAEDPWSVGTKWYERRKRAMVLACLPDEHYGTVVEPGCGVGALTRDLAGRAGRLHAFDPVPAAVDRARRAAADLSHVDVHIGSVPEALPAGPVDLVVYSELLYYLADDALRETVEASVAALRPGGHLLAVHWLPWAPEAPRDGRDAHARLLAHPALEPLVEHTDEQFLLHVLRRR from the coding sequence GTGACCGCGGTCGTCCGGGAAGCCGAGTGGGCGGACCTTCCCGCACCCGAACCGTGGCCGGCGCAGGGGTTCGAGCGCGCGCTGGTCGTCGCCGCCCACCCCGACGACGAGACGCTCGGCGCGAGCGGGCTCCTGCAGCGGCTGCACGCCGGCGGCACGGCGGTGACGCTCGTCGTCGCGACCGACGGCGAAGCGGCGTTCCCGGCTTCGAGCCTCGCGGAACGCCGGGAACTGGGGCGGACCCGTCGCCGGGAACTGCGGGATTCCCTGCGGGCCCAAGGGCTTTCCGACGTCGAACCGGTGTGGCTGGGCCTGCCGGATTCCGCTCTCTCCGCCCACGGCGACGAGCTGGTGACGGCGCTGCGGGAGCGCGCCGACGGCCACGACCTGTGCTTGTTCCCGTGGCCGGACGACCCGCACCCGGACCACCAGGCGGCCGCGCGGGCCGCCGTCGCCGCCGCGCCGCTCACGACGCAGTGCTGGTCGTACCCGATCTGGCTGTGGCACCGGCTGCGCCCGGACGACCCGGGTATCCCGTGGGCGCGGGCCCGGTCACTCCGGCTGACGGCGGCCGAACGGTCCGCCAAGGCCGCCGCCATCGCCGCCTTCCCGTCGCAGCTCGAGCCCGGCCCGCGGGGCGAGGACCCGATCCTGCCGGACGAGGTGCTGGCCCACTTCGCCCGCGACCGCGAGGTGTTCTTCCGCGAGCCGCCGCGGGATTCGGCGCCGGTCAGCCGGTTCGCCGAGCTGTACGGCGGCGCCGAGGACCCGTGGTCGGTCGGCACGAAGTGGTACGAGCGGCGCAAGCGCGCGATGGTGCTGGCCTGCCTGCCGGACGAGCACTACGGCACGGTCGTCGAGCCGGGCTGCGGTGTCGGTGCGCTCACCCGTGACCTCGCCGGCCGGGCCGGGCGGCTGCACGCCTTCGACCCCGTACCCGCGGCCGTCGACCGCGCCCGCCGGGCCGCCGCCGATCTGTCGCATGTGGACGTCCACATCGGATCGGTGCCCGAAGCGCTGCCGGCCGGGCCGGTCGATCTGGTCGTGTACAGCGAGCTGCTGTACTACCTGGCCGACGACGCGCTCCGGGAGACCGTCGAGGCTTCGGTGGCGGCGTTGCGCCCCGGCGGGCACCTGCTCGCCGTGCACTGGCTGCCGTGGGCGCCCGAAGCGCCGCGCGACGGCCGGGACGCCCACGCCCGGCTGCTGGCGCACCCCGCGCTCGAGCCGCTGGTCGAGCACACCGACGAACAGTTCCTGCTGCACGTGCTGAGGCGCCGGTGA